A window of Primulina huaijiensis isolate GDHJ02 chromosome 9, ASM1229523v2, whole genome shotgun sequence contains these coding sequences:
- the LOC140983808 gene encoding type III polyketide synthase A-like, producing the protein MSQINGNGESKKCANSLPERTPTPGKATVLAIGKAFPSQVVPQDCLVEGYIRDTKCDDLAIKEKLERLCKTTTVKTRYTVMSKEILDKYPELTTEGSPTIKQRLDIANPAVVQMAAQASLACIKQWNRPVSHITHLVYVSSSEIRLPGGDLYLAAELGLKNDVNRVMLYFLGCYGGVTGLRVAKDIAENNPGSRVLLTTSETTILGFRPPNKTRPYDLVGAALFGDGAAAVIIGTDPLLGTESPFFELNHAVQQFLPGTQNVIDGYLSEEGINFKLGRDLPQKIDENIEEFCQKLVAKTGLKDYNELFWAVHPGGPAILNRLESTLGLKREKLECSRRALMDFGNVSSNTVFYVMEYMREELKKGIDGEEWGLALAFGPGITFEGVLLRSL; encoded by the exons ATGTCGCAGATCAACGGCAACGGTGAATCCAAGAAATGTGCTAATTCACTACCGGAACGCACACCGACACCAGGGAAGGCAACCGTTCTTGCTATCGGGAAAGCGTTCCCGAGTCAAGTTGTTCCTCAAGATTGCTTGGTTGAGGGATACATTCGTGACACTAAGTGCGATGATTTAGCCATCAAGGAGAAACTAGAGCGTTTGT GCAAAACAACTACTGTGAAGACCAGATACACAGTCATGTCGAAAGAAATCCTCGACAAATACCCCGAACTCACCACCGAAGGCTCTCCGACGATTAAGCAACGCCTTGACATAGCGAACCCAGCCGTCGTCCAAATGGCTGCACAAGCAAGCCTAGCATGCATAAAACAATGGAACCGACCCGTGTCGCACATCACGCACCTTGTTTATGTCTCATCCAGCGAGATACGCCTCCCAGGCGGCGACCTCTACCTCGCTGCTGAATTAGGCCTCAAAAACGACGTTAACCGAGTCATGCTCTACTTTCTAGGCTGCTACGGTGGGGTGACAGGCCTGAGGGTGGCCAAAGACATAGCGGAGAATAATCCCGGCAGCCGAGTTTTACTCACCACCTCCGAAACAACCATTCTTGGCTTCCGGCCGCCAAATAAAACCCGCCCTTACGACCTTGTTGGGGCAGCACTATTTGGAGATGGCGCAGCAGCGGTGATCATAGGGACAGACCCGTTACTTGGGACTGAATCGCCATTCTTCGAACTGAACCACGCGGTGCAGCAGTTCTTGCCGGGGACACAGAATGTGATCGACGGGTACCTTTCGGAAGAAGGGATAAACTTCAAACTTGGGCGGGATCTTCCTCAGAAAATCGACGAAAACATCGAAGAGTTCTGCCAGAAACTCGTTGCAAAAACGGGTTTAAAGGATTATAACGAGCTGTTCTGGGCGGTTCATCCTGGTGGGCCGGCGATCCTCAACCGATTGGAGAGTACGCTGGGGTTGAAAAGAGAGAAGTTGGAGTGTAGCAGAAGGGCTTTAATGGATTTCGGAAATGTTAGCAGCAATACTGTGTTTTATGTGATGGAATACATGAGGGAGGAATTGAAGAAAGGGATTGATGGAGAAGAATGGGGGCTGGCTCTTGCTTTTGGACCTGGAATCACGTTTGAAGGGGTTCTTCTGCGAAGCTTGtga